TTGGAAAACGTTTTGATAATGCCAATTTAGATGCTATTATCACAGGTCTTTGCACCGAACTCAAGCGATCGGTTCCCAAGAATGCCTCCATTAGTCAAACAGCATATCTTGCAGACCAGCGAGTATTCTTAGATACAGGAATTATTAAAAAATTAGTTCCATATTCTCAAGGAGTCTTTGACACATATTCAGGTCGTCGTGCTTAAGGAGAATAATATTAATTATGTCAACTCCTATAATTGCTACCCAACATCTCTCCATTTCTTATTGGAGTCAGAATAAGCGAATTGAAGCATTACAAGATATTAGCTTGACCATAAATGCTGGTGAATTTGTCACACTTATTGGATCAAGTGGCTGCGGAAAGAGCACGTTACTTAATGCGATCGCAGGGTTAGTTAGTCCTAGTGCGCATATAGAAGGCACTTTCAATACTAGTGGTATCAAAGAAATTGGTTACCTGTTCCAAAAGCAAACCTTGTTGCCTTGGCACATCGTGGTAGATAACGTCACTGCTCCTCTAGAAATTCGTGGTGTACCCCGAACTGAAGGACGGAAAAAAGCTTTGGTACTGTTGGCAAAATATGGCTTGTACGGTTTTGAACACAACTTTCCTAAAGAACTGTCAGGTGGGATGCAGCAGCGCGTGTTGCTAATTCGGACGCTCATTTATGAACCCGATGTTGTGTTACTTGACGAACCTCTCAGTAGTCTTGATGCTCAAACACGCGCTCTGTTACAGGATGAATTACTCCGATTATGGCGCGATACGGGATGCACCTTTGTTCTAGTAACTCACGACCTTGATGAAGCGATCGCACTTTCTCAACGAGTCTTTTTACTAAGTGCTCGTCCCGGCAGAATTGTGAAGAAATTTAAGATTGATTTGCCAACAGAACGTTCCGCGCTCACGATTCGTACCGATCCAAAATTTCAGAAAATCCAGCGTGAGATGTGGTCAGAGTTAACTACACAGGTATTACAACAGCAAAATTGAGGATTCGCACTATTTAAAACTTAATAAGAATGACAAGCGCCCTTTCTCATTATTTGGTTTGGTATTGGATTACTCTCCAAAGTCTTGCTAGCAGCTTTGGCAGCTTTTTTCCCCATCTTTTTTACAACTTATCAAGGACTCCAGAACATCGATCGCGAATTAGTTTCTGCTTTTCAGGTGATGGGTGCCAATCGATGGCAGATGTTGCATATGGTTATACTGTCTTCAGTTCTCAGTTGGGTAATTGCGGGGATTCGCACAAGTTTAGGTATGGCTTTAGTAGCCCCCATTCCGCACCCGGACTGTCACAATCGGTAATTACTGGATTAAATAGCCAAATAAAGAATTTAATTATACTTTTATTTCAAAAAAACTAGGTGAGCAAGCATCAAAACTGCAATTTAACACGTCTAAGTCATTCTCAATTGTTAGCAATAAGAAAGCCATAGTTTTTTGAGCGTCTTTTATAAATAAATTTCTATGATTATTGAAATTAATTAATGATATTACTGATAGATAAGCCTGAGAAAAAAAATATTAGATATGATGATTTAGAGCTATTGTATAGAAGAAAAAATAGCTCGGAAGTGGAGAAGTCATAAATTAAGAAAAGCAAAGAGAAGTAATTATGTGACTAATCGATAATAACGGTGGCAATAAGAGGGTAATAACTTCAAAATTAAGTCTCTTTCTTGATTCCAGTTAGAAATTTGTCTGTCCTGATGAAAGGTAACAAGGTGAATTGATTGAAAACATTGGAAGAGCCACTTTAAAGTAGGATTATCTATGGATTTGCCTAACTGATTCTTAACAGTTAATCCTGACTCATATAAAGCTAGTCGTATTTGTCGCTGTGCTAACTTATAAACTAATAAGCATAAACCCATAATCATTGCCAATGCTTCAATTCTTTCGGGTCTTTTAAGATAAACACTATTGGCAAAAAATAATGGGTCTTTGAGAAATGCAAATCCTCGCTCACACGACTGTTGTGCTTTATAATGGTAAATCATGGTACTATTGCCAAGCTGACTTGATTCTAAAACATTTGTCGCAATGATAAATCTTCCAGCACTTAGAGAATCTTGATGAATTTGATTTTCATCCTTCGTAATTGTTGCGGATATTTGATAAACATCTGATGGAATTTCTGCTCCTTGTGCTTTTGGTGTTATTACAGTCACTTGATGTTTCTCAATTTGATGATATTTGAACTTTTGGGAAAGTTTTGATAATGCTTTAACCGCATCCGCTTCACAAGCAAATTTTTCGGCAGCTAACTTCTTCAATTCGCTCCGAGCTTTTTCTTCAGCTTTCAGAATTTTTTGTGAGAGCTTACGTAAATCTACTTCTCTTCTTTCTTGGCTTTGTACAATTAACCATCTCTGTTTTATTCCGCCATAATCACTTTCAGTAGCTACAAACGAATATCCTTTTAATTCGCTTTCAATGAATTTTGATTCTGGTAGTGTTGAGACTAATGATTGTGCTGATTTTAGGCTCAACGGCACTCTACATAACCATTTCAGTTCTGACATGAGTTGAAGATTTGCGGATGAATATAAAGCACAATCTGCCACTATTAAACTATCTAATTGGATTTGCTTTTTATACTCAACAGCTATTTCTCCAAAGTATGAAGAATCTACTCTATTTCCAGATGCTGTTTTAAAAAACAATGGTATATCTGCATCCCCCGTACATATTAATTCTATTAAAAACTGTTTTAAATCTGGTCTATGGTCACGAGAATATCCATAGGTGATATTTATCGCCTGTTTGGATTTTAACTGTGATTCTTCTTGGTCAGATTCGTCTTCAATTTTGAAATTTTCAAATATGACCTCTGGTAAAGGTATTTTATATTCTCCATGTACGTGGATTGATGATGAATCTAAGTGTGATGTTGTTGTCTGTATTTTAAACTTCTTGACAACATTTAAGCTAATTGCTAAAAATATTGTTTCTAATCCTTTGAGAAACATTTTATCCATGACTCTGCCGAGCTTATCATCATTTAAATATTCGGCTTTGACTCCCTCACCTATTAAATGTTCACAAGGGATTGATTCAAAAAATTTGGGAAACATATATAAAGGTTGCGAAACAAATCCTAATCCATTTAAAATCATGGCTTTCACAACATGACCTGCACTTACCTTTTCATCTTCTTCTTTTCCCAATACATCATTGAGAATTTCTACTAATCCAATGGCGTCTACTATTCCTGCTACTATCCCCAAATGGTCTATATTCTGTATAGACATCTCTTCAATATTAAACATAACAACAGAATTCTCCTTCACCATTCTGTCTCCATTCTTCTATATTTCTTCTGAGAAAACTCAAATTTTTCTATTTCTTTTATTTTCGTAACTCAATCTTCAACAGGATTGAATTTCCATTGAGAATGGGAATATATCTCTACTTCTCTTTGTTCTTAATGCTATTAATTCTTAACTATTTGATTGCACTCTACTTTTTCTTTAGTTATTTTGTACTATTTTCTTTGTGTTTTTTTGTATGTGACACTTAGGGTGCGGAAGGGGGGTTAGTAGGGGCGCTTGTAGCTGAGTATATCGGTTCAACTCAGGGGTTAGGCTATCTCTTGATGGCAGCACAAGGAACTTTGAATGTTGATAAAGCTTGGGCAATACTGGTGGTATTGGCATCCTTAAGCGTTTTCCTCGATTGGGGCATTCGTGCTTTAGAATCCTACGTTTTACGCTGGCGATCCAACCCTGGAGAACTATAGTTTAAATACCCCTAAACTAGGGTTAATCAGTTCTGCTTAGGAACTGAACATCAAACTTATTGAATTTTGAGAGTAAGTAGGTTTGAGTAAGTTTTAGAGAGCAGATTCAAATATAACTGGCAAAGGAAAATCTCGGCAATGCCTTTGCCTTGTACTCCTAAATGTACATAGCAAAGTAGTCCTCATAGATTTCAGTATTCGTCGATAGCGTCAGTTCTACTTTTTCACGATCTGCATCCGCCGAACTCTTGCCATTGCTCAGACTTGCTTCTGGCATGAAATCGCCACAGTATTCATTGGCGGGTACGGCTTCGTTCATCTTTTTGGGATAGCTCAAACCTAGATGGCTCATGATTGTGATAAATTGATCGCGGCTACGATACTCGTTCCGAGTCGCTCCTCGAACGCTAAATCGGGGATTGAGGCGTTTTTCTTCGCCAATTGTGGAAACGTTGCGCCCTTTGTAGTCATGGGCGGGATAAACTAGGGTTTCTTCTGGGAGAGTAAATAACTGTTGCGTCACCGTATCGTACAGAATGCCCGCATCGCCCGATTGGAAGTCTGTGCGTCCACAGCCCCGAATTAATAAGGCATCCCCCGTTAACAGATGAGTGTTGTTGACTAAATAAGCCAGATGGCTATCGGTGTGCCCTGGTGTGGCGATCGCCTCAATCTTTACCGTCCCCACAATTAAGGTTTCGCGATCGACAAGGGAGCGATCCGCAGACCGAGCAGTACTATTGAGGGGCACCATTACCTGACAACCCGTTTGCTGTCTCAGTTTACCTGCCCCGGTGATATGATCGGCATGGATGTGAGTTTCCAAACAGTAGCGCAGGGTCAACCCCAAGTCATCCAGCACTTGTAAATCACGGTCAACCTGCTCCAATACTGTATCAACCAGCACCGCTTCTTTCGTTTGACTGTCCGCAATCAGATAGGTGTAGGTGCTCGATTCCGGGTCAAAGAATTGGCGAAACAACAGCGTTGACTGGGGGATGGTTGGTCGAGGAGCGTTGCTGTCTTGTTTAATGGTGCGAGAAAAGGGTGAAACGGGACGCACCCGCACTGGGAGTGACTGCAACAAAGTTACCGCTAGTGCCTGTGCCTGCTCGCGCAGTTCTGGGACGGCGATCGTTTCAAACAAATTGCCTTTGCGCGGCGTACCCAAGGTATAGAGTAGGGTTGAACGGTTGTCCCGAGCATCGAATACGGCACCATCAGCGGCAGTATCCAACCCCAAGCCAATGTCGTTGGGGCGGATCAACCCTTGGTCACGTAAATTGGCAATCAGGGGTTGGGGCGATCGCTGATAATCTGCGTGTACCCCGGTGCAATTCACCACACGGCTAACCTGCAAGACCCAATTCGTTGTCGTTTGGCGTCGGCGAACTGTCACTGCTACCCCGTCAGATGCCGTTTGATAGTCCTGAATGCGTCCGGAGGTAATAGTTAATTGCCCTGAGTCCAGCATTGCCTGGATAACCTTGCCAATTTCGGGGGCAATTCGATGCCGATGTACATCCCAATAGGGGGTGGCATGGCGCAAAAAACGCTGCTGCTCCACGCGGGGCAGTTGTTGCCAGAGTTGCTGGGTGATGGGACGCAGGGAATCAATCACTGATCGCCAGTCGTACCCCTGTGCCTCTGCCGTCTGCACCTCACTGCGAATGCACCGCAGCAAGCCCCGAATTGTTTTGGGTGCGGTGTCTGGGGTTAAAAAGGCGGGGTAGGGTTTTGTCGATTGATGCGGCAGCGGAAATAACCCCCTGCGAGACACGGCATTAATTTTGCCCCGATGGTTGCGCTCGTGAAGTGCCACCACCATATCCACCATAGTCAGTCCAGTGCCAATTAGCAATACAGGCGCGTTACTCTCAAGCTCTGCTAACGCATCGGCTGACCAGGCATGGCGCAGGTAGGAGTTGTTGGTGCGATCGTTCTGCTGTGATGCTGGAGGTTGAGACACTGGGGGAGGAGTGGGCGCATTTCCTACTGCCAGCACAATTTTATCTGCCACGAAAGTACGGCTGCTCCGCAAGGAGACGATTGCTTGTTTGGCTTGTGGCTCCACTGCTACCACTTCATCGATGACGCGCTCCAGCCGAACGTTACTCGAAGCCGTGGCTTCAGCTTCCTCCAGAATAGATTGGATATAAAGCCCGTAGAGCTGACGGGGAATGAAGCTGCTGGCGTTCAAGTCATTGGGTAGGAATGCTGCCAACTCGCTGCGGTTATACTGCAGCCAGCGCAGCAGATGACCGGGATCGTCGGGAAAGGCACTCATCTTGCCTGCGGATACATTGAGCAAATGGCTGGTGGTGTCGGTGCTGTAGGCAACTCCCTTGCCAATTTCGTGACTGCGCTCAATCAGCTCGATCAGCAGGGGTCTGTTGGCAGTTTTTAACAGGTGAGCCGCTACTAAAGAACCACTAAAGCCTGCGCCGACGATCGCGATCGTGGTGGTTGAAGGATGTGCTATCAGGACATTAGAATCAATCACGGTGCTTAATAGAGTGTATGACGACTATTTTTGAGTAGCAGACTTTTGCTACTAACAAAATCCTATATGACATCTCCTCAGGCACTAATGCTTTAATTAAACACTCGTGGTAAAAATAATTTTGTTTATTATACTACATATTTATCGGGTTTTGTTGACAATCACCAACACTTGTTAGCCTGCATATTCCTGTTTGTCTATAATTTTATCGTATTTTATGTCTATCATACAACTCTTCAGAAAAGAAAAATCTTTCTGTAAATAAATTTATAGAGAGCTTGACGCAATTCTGGGAGTACCTTTGACATCTTACTTAGGTTCTTCCGTAATTTTGGTATGCCTGTTAAGACAGGGTAAGAGAGCAAATTAAGTATAAAAATAGACAAATAAAAAAAGCAGTTATTTAGTTTCAGTATCTTTCTTTACCAACTTAGTTGTTACCAATAAAATTCTTTTTTTACTTATTAAGTAGGTAAATTAAACTTCAGTTTTAAAACACTTGATAAACAGCAAAAATACTTTCAAAATATTGATTGATAACAATTAAATCCTCCTATTTTATGAGTGTTTACTCAATACTAATTCTTGCTGGAATTTTCTTGCTAGCTAGCATTATTAGCGTCATTGCTGGTAGCACTTCTCTCATTACCGTACCAGTCATGCTTGAGTTTGGAGTTGAGCCGCGTATCGCCATTGCAACTAATATGCTGGCATTAACCTTGATGAGTATTGGTGGAACACTACCTTTTATTGGTAAAAACGCGATCGATGCTAGACGGTTACCATTGCTGATAGTCTTGACTCTTATCGGGTCAATTTTGGGTGCATTACTTGTTCTTATTATCCCATCAAAATCAAAAACCTACTCAATCACCTATAACCCGTCACACAAATGGTTCTACTTCCCCCAAATGCAACCAGACGAAGCGCTATTTATTAAGTGTTTTGACTCCGCAGAGGATGGAAGAGCGAGGTTTGCTGCTCATACAGGATTTGACGACCCCACAAGCCCTCCAGATGCTGCACCACGTCAGAGTATTGAATTACGGACGGTAGTTTTTTATCCTGATTAGCTTTTCTAGAAAGCATTGGACAAGATTTTACTGAAAATGTGGCAGTTGCTATTGGCAACTGCTAGTTCTTTTTCTAAACCGCTTGATTTTTACAAAACTATATGACATCATACTTGATATGAAAAAGTTCAGTATCCCGATAGACTTACTGGATTTTAAGCCTCAACTACCAGCAACCTTTAAATTTGCTTGCTGTTAATCTACCTTATTTTGTGAGTTTGGAGGATTGTATATGCCATCCATAACGTTGAGCGTATCCACTGTTAAGCCTCTAGGCGATCGAGTCTTCATCAAGGTTAGTGAGTCCGAAGAGAAAACGACAGGCGGTATTCTTCTGCCTGATAGTGCCAAAGAAAAGCCTCAAGTGGGTGAAATTGTTGCAGTGGGTCCTGGCAAGCTTAATGATAATGGCACTCATCAGGCAATTGATATTGCAGTTGGGGATCGAGTCCTCTACTCCAAATATGCTGGTACCGACATTAAGCTTGGTACGGAAGAATATGTCCTGTTATCCGAGAAGGACATTCTTGCAATTGTTTCATAGTCACTGGTCACTGGTCACTGGTCACTGATACAACAAAGGACAAACAACAAATATGGCAAAGCGCATCATTTACAACGAAAATGCTCGTCGTGCATTGGAAAAAGGAATTGACATTCTGGCTGAAGCAGTAGCTGTTACTCTCGGTCCTAAAGGTCGTAATGTTGTTTTGGAGAAAAAGTTTGGTGCTCCTCAAATTGTTAATGATGGAGTCACCATAGCTAAAGAAATTGAACTAGAAGATCATGTTGAAAACACTGGCGTGGCCTTAATCCGTCAAGCTGCCTCCAAAACAAATGATGCAGCCGGAGATGGCACTACAACGGCAACTGTTTTGGCTCATGCCATTGTCAAAGAAGGATTGCGAAATGTTGCTGCTGGTGCAAACGCTATTCAACTCAAGCGTGGCATTGACAAAGCCACAGCTTTTTTAGTGGATAAAATCAAAGAACACGCTCGTCCCGTTGAAGACTCTAAGGCGATCGCTCAAGTTGCTGCCATCTCTGCTGGAAATGATGAAGTTGTGGGTGCTTTAATTGCGGAAGCCTTAGATAAGGTTGGTCGTGAAGGAGTAATTTCTCTAGAAGAAGGCAAGTCAGTTACCACCGAATTGGAAGTCACAGAAGGATTGAACTTCGACAAGGGATATATTTCTCCCTATTTTGCAACGGATGCCGAGCGGTTAGAAGCAGTGCTAGACGAACCTTTCCTTCTGATAACCGATAAGAAAATTGCTTTAGTCCAAGATTTAGTACCCATTCTTGAGCAAGTAGCGCGTCAAGGCAAACCCTTGGTAATTATTGCCGAAGACATTGAAAAAGAAGCTTTGGCAACTTTAGTAGTTAATCGCCTACGTGGCGTATTAAATGTAGCTGCTGTGAAAGCACCTGGGTTTGGAGATCGTCGTAAGGCGATTTTGGAAGACATTGCCATTCTTACAGGAGGACAGTTAATTACAGAAGATGCTGGTTTGAAGTTGGATGCCACCAAGCTTGACCAACTCGGTAAAGCTCGTCGAGTCACTATCACCAAAGATAGTACCACCATTGTTGCTGAAGGTAACGAGCAAGCTGTGAAAGCTCGGGTGGAGCAAATCCGTCGGCAAATCGAAGAAACCGAGTCTTCATATGACAAAGAGAAACTGCAAGAACGTTTGGCAAAGCTAGCAGGCGGGGTTGCGGTCGTTAAGGTGGGCGCTGCCACCGAAACCGAACTCAAAGATCGCAAACTCCGCCTTGAAGATGCCATTAACGCTACTAAAGCTGCTGTTGAAGAAGGTATTGTTCCCGGTGGCGGTACTACACTAGCACATCTGGCTCCTGGGTTAGAAGACTGGGCTAGGTCTAACTTGGTAAATGAAGAATTAACAGGGGCGTTAATTGTATCTAGGGCATTGGCTGCTCCTTTAAAGCGGATTGCGGAAAATGCAGGTCAAAACGGTGCGGTAATTGCAGAGCGAGTGAAAGAGAAAGATTTCAATGTAGGTTACGACGCAACAACTGGCGAGTTTGTGGATTTATTTGCAGCAGGGATTGTTGATCCTGCCAAAGTAACCCGTTCGGCTGTGCAGAATGCAGCGTCAATTGCAGGTATGGTATTGACCACTGAAGCAATTGTAGTTGACAAGCCAGAACCGAAGGAGGCTGTTCCTACTGCACCTGGTGCAGGCGGTTTGGGTAACGATTTTGACTACTAAATTGTTACACCAACAGTAATTACCAAAGTTTCTCATCTCCTCTGGATTTTAAGAAGCGGTCGCAATACCTAAAGCGATCGCTTTTTCTGCTTTTATGTTGTCTTGTGTCTCTTTTGAATCCACCTTTCTCCACTCAGTAAAGCAATTCCCAATGTAACGATACCAATCCCCACACTCTGAACTATGTTTAAAGTTTCGCTAATTGTTACCCATGCAACCAGAGCCGTTAATGCTGGACTACTAGAGCCGATAATAGAAGCAGTATTTGCGCCGCTCTTGCGAATCCCTAAATTGTATAGAGAGTGTCCGATAAAGCTCGTCAAACCCGAAAAAAGACTGCCAATCCACATAGGTGTCCAGTCAAGTTGGGTCATGGTAGGTGGAAACAATAATAAACTAATACCAGAGAGCAGCAAAGTTAAGGCAAAGCTAATCCACGTAAAGGGAACGGGATGGAATTTTTCTAGACATTTTTGGGCGATGACATTATAGAAGGCATAGACTATCCCAGATACAACACTAGCACAAATGCCAATCGTAATGGTATGACTACTGTAGCTAGTAGAAGAATGGGGAATAGTGAGAACACCGCCCCCCAGAATAATACTCATCACTAGCCAACGGAAGAGTGTGGGGCGATCGCCAAAAAACTTCCACGACAGTAGTGCTGTGAAGACAGGATAGGTAAAGAAAAGTGCGATCGCAATTCCAGTAGGAATCAAGCCAATCGCAATGTAGAGTAAAGCAATATATACAAACATGAGAACTCCACAGCCAGAGGCTTGGAGCATAACGTCCAAGTGTTCTCGCTTGAACAAACTTAGGAATTCTTGAAGAGCAGATGGATAGAGTTTGAATGCTACAGAAGCCATAAGTGGAACCACCAGTAGCATTCGCATAAACATCAGCAAAAATGAATTCTGAAAATCTGGTTTAACGTATCCACCAAGTAAAAATAAACTCAGTACGAGATGTTCTGAAAATAAAACTCGCACAGCAACGTTATGTAATGACAAGAACAAGGAGGATAAAAGAACGATCGAGATGCCCAACAAGGTCAAAGGTTCCTTTAGTAGCAACTCTTGTGCTTTAGCACAACCATGTCCTGCTCCACAAGAGTATCTTCCGATATTAAAAATTACTGCACTTTAGACTCCTGGAGTGTGTCCACCATCAACAAGAATCTCAGCGCCTGTAATTGAAGCAGCAAGGTCAGACACTAAAAAGAGTGTTAATGCAGCGATTTCCTCTGGTTGGGCGATTCTTTTGAGAGGAATTCCTTGTAAAGTTTCTGCTTTTGCCTGCTCAACTGTAATCCCACGAGCTTGAGCGTTTTGTTTGGCTAAGCGTTCAGCCCGTTCGGTAGCGGTAGCTCCGGGCGAAATGGCATTAATCCGAATATTATACTCAGCTAACTCTTTAGAAATTCCTCGTGTGAAGTTAAGCAAAGCAGCATTAGTTGTACCGCCAGGAAGGAAACTAGGACGTGGTGTCCGACCTGCACCGCCAATAATATTGACAATCCGACCATCCCGCCGAT
This genomic interval from Scytonema hofmannii PCC 7110 contains the following:
- a CDS encoding IS1634 family transposase, with amino-acid sequence MFNIEEMSIQNIDHLGIVAGIVDAIGLVEILNDVLGKEEDEKVSAGHVVKAMILNGLGFVSQPLYMFPKFFESIPCEHLIGEGVKAEYLNDDKLGRVMDKMFLKGLETIFLAISLNVVKKFKIQTTTSHLDSSSIHVHGEYKIPLPEVIFENFKIEDESDQEESQLKSKQAINITYGYSRDHRPDLKQFLIELICTGDADIPLFFKTASGNRVDSSYFGEIAVEYKKQIQLDSLIVADCALYSSANLQLMSELKWLCRVPLSLKSAQSLVSTLPESKFIESELKGYSFVATESDYGGIKQRWLIVQSQERREVDLRKLSQKILKAEEKARSELKKLAAEKFACEADAVKALSKLSQKFKYHQIEKHQVTVITPKAQGAEIPSDVYQISATITKDENQIHQDSLSAGRFIIATNVLESSQLGNSTMIYHYKAQQSCERGFAFLKDPLFFANSVYLKRPERIEALAMIMGLCLLVYKLAQRQIRLALYESGLTVKNQLGKSIDNPTLKWLFQCFQSIHLVTFHQDRQISNWNQERDLILKLLPSYCHRYYRLVT
- a CDS encoding ABC transporter permease subunit, which codes for MIWFGIGLLSKVLLAALAAFFPIFFTTYQGLQNIDRELVSAFQVMGANRWQMLHMVILSSVLSWVIAGIRTSLGMALVAPIPHPDCHNR
- a CDS encoding SDR family oxidoreductase, whose translation is MSGVTTQFGQIDILVNNAGSARAGSFLELSDDVFLDAWNLKLLGYIRLVKAVVPHQKNRRDGRIVNIIGGAGRTPRPSFLPGGTTNAALLNFTRGISKELAEYNIRINAISPGATATERAERLAKQNAQARGITVEQAKAETLQGIPLKRIAQPEEIAALTLFLVSDLAASITGAEILVDGGHTPGV
- the groES gene encoding co-chaperone GroES; the protein is MPSITLSVSTVKPLGDRVFIKVSESEEKTTGGILLPDSAKEKPQVGEIVAVGPGKLNDNGTHQAIDIAVGDRVLYSKYAGTDIKLGTEEYVLLSEKDILAIVS
- a CDS encoding FAD/NAD(P)-binding protein gives rise to the protein MIDSNVLIAHPSTTTIAIVGAGFSGSLVAAHLLKTANRPLLIELIERSHEIGKGVAYSTDTTSHLLNVSAGKMSAFPDDPGHLLRWLQYNRSELAAFLPNDLNASSFIPRQLYGLYIQSILEEAEATASSNVRLERVIDEVVAVEPQAKQAIVSLRSSRTFVADKIVLAVGNAPTPPPVSQPPASQQNDRTNNSYLRHAWSADALAELESNAPVLLIGTGLTMVDMVVALHERNHRGKINAVSRRGLFPLPHQSTKPYPAFLTPDTAPKTIRGLLRCIRSEVQTAEAQGYDWRSVIDSLRPITQQLWQQLPRVEQQRFLRHATPYWDVHRHRIAPEIGKVIQAMLDSGQLTITSGRIQDYQTASDGVAVTVRRRQTTTNWVLQVSRVVNCTGVHADYQRSPQPLIANLRDQGLIRPNDIGLGLDTAADGAVFDARDNRSTLLYTLGTPRKGNLFETIAVPELREQAQALAVTLLQSLPVRVRPVSPFSRTIKQDSNAPRPTIPQSTLLFRQFFDPESSTYTYLIADSQTKEAVLVDTVLEQVDRDLQVLDDLGLTLRYCLETHIHADHITGAGKLRQQTGCQVMVPLNSTARSADRSLVDRETLIVGTVKIEAIATPGHTDSHLAYLVNNTHLLTGDALLIRGCGRTDFQSGDAGILYDTVTQQLFTLPEETLVYPAHDYKGRNVSTIGEEKRLNPRFSVRGATRNEYRSRDQFITIMSHLGLSYPKKMNEAVPANEYCGDFMPEASLSNGKSSADADREKVELTLSTNTEIYEDYFAMYI
- a CDS encoding ABC transporter ATP-binding protein encodes the protein MSTPIIATQHLSISYWSQNKRIEALQDISLTINAGEFVTLIGSSGCGKSTLLNAIAGLVSPSAHIEGTFNTSGIKEIGYLFQKQTLLPWHIVVDNVTAPLEIRGVPRTEGRKKALVLLAKYGLYGFEHNFPKELSGGMQQRVLLIRTLIYEPDVVLLDEPLSSLDAQTRALLQDELLRLWRDTGCTFVLVTHDLDEAIALSQRVFLLSARPGRIVKKFKIDLPTERSALTIRTDPKFQKIQREMWSELTTQVLQQQN
- the groL gene encoding chaperonin GroEL (60 kDa chaperone family; promotes refolding of misfolded polypeptides especially under stressful conditions; forms two stacked rings of heptamers to form a barrel-shaped 14mer; ends can be capped by GroES; misfolded proteins enter the barrel where they are refolded when GroES binds) → MAKRIIYNENARRALEKGIDILAEAVAVTLGPKGRNVVLEKKFGAPQIVNDGVTIAKEIELEDHVENTGVALIRQAASKTNDAAGDGTTTATVLAHAIVKEGLRNVAAGANAIQLKRGIDKATAFLVDKIKEHARPVEDSKAIAQVAAISAGNDEVVGALIAEALDKVGREGVISLEEGKSVTTELEVTEGLNFDKGYISPYFATDAERLEAVLDEPFLLITDKKIALVQDLVPILEQVARQGKPLVIIAEDIEKEALATLVVNRLRGVLNVAAVKAPGFGDRRKAILEDIAILTGGQLITEDAGLKLDATKLDQLGKARRVTITKDSTTIVAEGNEQAVKARVEQIRRQIEETESSYDKEKLQERLAKLAGGVAVVKVGAATETELKDRKLRLEDAINATKAAVEEGIVPGGGTTLAHLAPGLEDWARSNLVNEELTGALIVSRALAAPLKRIAENAGQNGAVIAERVKEKDFNVGYDATTGEFVDLFAAGIVDPAKVTRSAVQNAASIAGMVLTTEAIVVDKPEPKEAVPTAPGAGGLGNDFDY
- a CDS encoding CmcJ/NvfI family oxidoreductase, producing the protein MSVYSILILAGIFLLASIISVIAGSTSLITVPVMLEFGVEPRIAIATNMLALTLMSIGGTLPFIGKNAIDARRLPLLIVLTLIGSILGALLVLIIPSKSKTYSITYNPSHKWFYFPQMQPDEALFIKCFDSAEDGRARFAAHTGFDDPTSPPDAAPRQSIELRTVVFYPD
- a CDS encoding DMT family transporter encodes the protein MRVLFSEHLVLSLFLLGGYVKPDFQNSFLLMFMRMLLVVPLMASVAFKLYPSALQEFLSLFKREHLDVMLQASGCGVLMFVYIALLYIAIGLIPTGIAIALFFTYPVFTALLSWKFFGDRPTLFRWLVMSIILGGGVLTIPHSSTSYSSHTITIGICASVVSGIVYAFYNVIAQKCLEKFHPVPFTWISFALTLLLSGISLLLFPPTMTQLDWTPMWIGSLFSGLTSFIGHSLYNLGIRKSGANTASIIGSSSPALTALVAWVTISETLNIVQSVGIGIVTLGIALLSGERWIQKRHKTT